The Neomonachus schauinslandi chromosome 4, ASM220157v2, whole genome shotgun sequence genome includes a region encoding these proteins:
- the OTUD7B gene encoding OTU domain-containing protein 7B, protein MTLDMDAVLSDFVRSTGAEPGLARDLLEGKNWDVSAALSDFEQLRQVHAGNLPPPFSEGSGGSRTPEKGFSDRESARPPRPTLQRQDDIVQEKRLSRGISHASSSIVSLARSHVSSNGGGGGSSEHPLEMPICAFQLPDLTVYNEDFRSFIERDLIEQSMLVALEQAGRLNWWVSVDPTCQRLLPLATTGDGNCLLHAASLGMWGFHDRDLMLRKALYALMEKGAEKEALKRRWRWQQTQQNKESGLLYTEDEWQKEWNELIKLASSEPRMHLGSNGANCGGVESSEEPVYESLEEFHVFVLAHVLRRPIVVVADTMLRDSGGEAFAPIPFGGIYLPLEVPASQCHRSPLVLAYDQAHFSALVSMEQKENAKEQAVIPLTDSEHKLLPLHFAVDPGKGWEWGKDDNDNVRLASVILSLEVKLHLLHGYMNVKWIPVSSDAQAPLAQPESPTASAGDEPRSTPESGESDKESVGSSSTSNEGSKRKEKSKRGREKDKKRADSVANKLGSFGKTLGSKLKKNMGGLMPSKGSKPGGVGTGSGVSSGTETLEKKKKNSLKSWKGGKEEAAGDGPMSEKPTSESVGNGGSKYSQEVMQSLSIMRIAMQGEGKFIFVGTLKMGHRHQYQEEMIQRYLSDAEERFLAEQKQKEAERKILNGGVGSGPPPAKKPEPDGGEELLTAPPAESKAVAFPAGYPGGFTVPRPAGAGAHCQEPRRQLAGGPWGGGLPPYATFPRQCPPGRPYPHRDCIPSLEPGSHPKDGLHRGALLPPPFRVADSYSNGYREPPEPDGWAGGPRGLPPTQTKCKQPNCSFYGHPETNNFCSCCYREELRRREREPGGELLVHRF, encoded by the exons ATGACCCTGGACATGGATGCTGTCCTGTCAGATTTTGTCCGTTCCACAGGCGCAGAGCCTGGGCTGGCCCGAGATCTCCTGGAAG GAAAGAATTGGGACGTGAGTGCCGCCCTCAGTGATTTTGAACAGCTACGTCAAGTCCATGCTGGGAACCTGCCCCCACCCTTTAGTGAAGGGAGTGGTGGCTCCAGGACCCCTGAAAAGGGGTTTTCGGATAGAGAGTCTGCCCGCCCTCCCCGACCCACCCTGCAGCGGCAGGATGACATCGTTCAAG AAAAACGCCTGTCTAGGGGCATCTCCCACGCCAGCTCCAGCATTGTTTCCCTGGCCCGGTCCCATGTCTCCTccaatggtgggggtggggggagcagtgAGCACCCCCTGGAAATGCCCATCTGTGCCTTCCAGCTTCCAGATCTCACTGTGTACAACGAAGACTTCCGCAGCTTCATAGAGAGAGACCTTATTGAACAGTCCATGCTGGTTGCCTTGGAACAGGCAG GGCGTTTGAACTGGTGGGTGAGTGTGGACCCTACCTGCCAGAGGCTGCTTCCTTTGGCAACTACTGGGGATGGAAACTGCCTCCTGCATGCAGCCTCTCTGG GCATGTGGGGTTTCCATGATCGGGACTTGATGCTGCGGAAAGCTTTGTATGCGCTGATGGAGAAAGGAGCCGAGAAGGAAGCATTAAAACGGCGCTGGAGGTGGCAGCAAACACAGCAGAATAAAGAG TCAGGCCTGCTGTACACAGAGGATGAATGGCAGAAGGAATGGAATGAGCTGATCAAGCTTGCCTCGAGTGAACCCCGCATGCATCTAGGTTCCAATGGAGCCAACTGTGGTGG GGTGGAGAGTTCAGAGGAGCCTGTATATGAGAGCCTAGAAGAATTCCACGTCTTTGTCCTTGCCCATGTGCTTAGGAGGCCCATAGTCGTCGTGGCCGACACCATGCTGAGGGACTCTGGTGGGGAAG CATTCGCCCCTATTCCCTTTGGGGGAATCTATCTGCCCTTGGAGGTCCCAGCCAGCCAGTGTCACCGCTCCCCTCTGGTGCTCGCCTACGATCAAGCCCACTTTTCTGCACTTGTGTCCATGGAGCAGAAGGAGAATGCCAAGGAACAAG CTGTGATCCCACTTACAGATTCAGAGCATAAGCTGCTGCCCTTGCACTTTGCTGTGGACCCTGGAAAAGGCTGGGAGTGGGGCAAAGATGACAATGACAACGTCCGATTGGCCAG TGTAATCCTGTCCCTGGAGGTCAAATTGCATCTGCTGCATGGCTACATGAATGTGAAGTGGATCCCAGTGTCCTCTGATGCACAG GCTCCCCTGGCACAACCTGAGTCCCCCACAGCCTCAGCTGGAGATGAGCCCCGGTCCACTCCTGAGTCTGGGGAATCAGACAAGGAGTCGGTTGGCAGCAGTTCTACAAGCAATGAGGGCAGCAAGCGGAAAGAGAAGTCAAAGCGAGGTCGGGAGAAAGACAAGAAGAGAGCAGATTCTGTGGCCAACAAACTGGGCAGCTTTGGCAAAACTTTGGGCAGCAAGCTCAAGAAGAACATGGGAGGCCTGATGCCCAGCAAGGGCTCGAAGCCTGGAGGGGTGGGAACGGGGTCGGGGGTAAGCAGCGGCACCGAGACcctggagaagaagaagaagaactcaCTGAAGAGCTGGAAGGGTGGCAAGGAGGAGGCAGCGGGGGATGGGCCCATGTCTGAGAAGCCCACATCTGAGTCTGTTGGTAATGGAGGGAGCAAGTATAGCCAGGAAGTGATGCAGAGCTTGAGCATTATGAGGATTGCAATGCAAGGGGAGGGGAAGTTTATTTTTGTTGGAACCCTGAAGATGGGTCACCGTCATCAGTATCAGGAGGAGATGATCCAGCGGTACCTTTCTGATGCTGAGGAGAGATTCCTGGCcgagcagaagcagaaggaggcagagaggaagatcctgaatggaggggtggggagtgggcctCCTCCAGCCAAAAAGCCAGAGCCAGATGGCGGGGAGGAGTTGCTGACTGCCCCCCCAGCAGAGTCCAAGGCAGTGGCATTCCCTGCTGGCTACCCTGGGGGCTTTACTGTCCCGCGGCctgctggggctggagcccaCTGCCAGGAACCCCGGAGGCAGCTGGCAGGGGGGCCTTGGGGTGGGGGCCTACCACCCTATGCCACCTTCCCCAGACAGTGCCCTCCAGGGCGGCCCTACCCCCATCGGGACTGCATCCCGTCTCTGGAGCCAGGCAGTCACCCCAAGGATGGCCTTCACAGGGGTGCATTGTTACCACCCCCGTTCCGCGTGGCTGATTCCTACAGCAACGGCTACAGAGAGCCCCCTGAGCCAGATGGATGGGCTGGAGGGCCCCGGGGGCTTCCTCCAACCCAGACCAAATGCAAACAGCCGAACTGCAGCTTCTATGGACACCCTGAGACAAACAACTTCTGCTCCTGCTGTTACAGGGAAGAACTGAGGAGGAGGGAGCGGGAACCGGGTGGGGAGCTGCTGGTGCACAGGttctga